The DNA region GACGTAAACTTGGTAACTAACCCAAGACTTCAGCGAAAATGAGAATCAGAATCATTCCGACATAGAGTCTGGGCTGCTGAGCTGTTCCGCGGACACCTGCATCACCGACAATACCAATGGCAAAACTGCACAACAATTAGTACGGAGTCACAGCAAAATTTCCGAATGTAGAATCACTTACCCAGCTGCCATACCAGCGAGACCGACAGCGAGACCAGCTCCGAGCTGAATGAATCCAGTGTACAACGGAATCTTCTGACCCAAATCGTTGGCAATCAAGACCGAAACGACCAACCCGTAGATACCAATGATACCAGCCATGACAATGGGGACGATGTCTATTAAATTAGCTGACAAAATCACCACCGCCACATTTATTCTAGCAGTTCGACGTACTCTTGACAATCAGGTCAGGTCTGAGGACAGCCATTCCACAAACACCGACACCAGCCTTGGCGGTACCATAGGCGGCTCCGAAGCAGGTGAAGATGATAGCGGAGGAGCAACCCAGCGCACCGAAGAAGGGCTAGATTCGTCAAGTATTAGCGACAACATGTTTTATTTGAGGAGGAATGATGCCATTCGATGCGTTGGGGATGGGAATCGATGGAGCCGATGTCCGTGTCATAACGATAAGAGCTCCGGGCGTAGGTAGAAAACCGGGGGAAATAGTAACTACTCACCGCATAGACAGGGCTattgaaagagaagaaattaGCATCGGGTTATTCACGCGCCAGAGCGAATAAACATGGTCTCACGGGCTAGGATGCCAGAGGTAAAGGAGTTAATCCAAGGTTACGTACCAGAGTTCTGTGGCCATTTTGACGCTAAATTGACGCGATAAACGTCGATGAATATAGAAAAAGCTTGGAAGAGTAGAGTAATATCTTAATTCAGAGGAGAAAGGCCTCAAGGACTAGCGTTGCGATGGATGCGAAGGCTGCTTGCAGTGCGAAACGGAGGTGAGGTTGAAGGCGAACACGCTGGTGGCTTCGGGACGGCTCAACCACCGCCTGCGCAACCACGTGATTCGAGCTTGGCGTCGTCAGCTATCAGCTCCAGCCGCAAATGAAaactacaatagtctagtaAGAAGAATGATTCATTGAAACAGGCTACTTGTACATTTATCGTAGAACATCGTACTCGCACAAAATGCATCATTTCGCGCTCATGCTCACGCAAGAGTCAACTCCACCCGGCACCCAGGTACATTGAGCTTAGTGCCTGATTCGAAAACTTGTTCGTTTGCTTGGACGTCCAAGATG from Aspergillus chevalieri M1 DNA, chromosome 2, nearly complete sequence includes:
- the VMA3 gene encoding H(+)-transporting V0 sector ATPase subunit c (COG:C;~EggNog:ENOG410PMYT;~InterPro:IPR011555,IPR035921,IPR000245,IPR002379;~PFAM:PF00137;~TransMembrane:4 (o12-34i55-76o88-113i125-151o);~go_component: GO:0033177 - proton-transporting two-sector ATPase complex, proton-transporting domain [Evidence IEA];~go_component: GO:0033179 - proton-transporting V-type ATPase, V0 domain [Evidence IEA];~go_function: GO:0015078 - proton transmembrane transporter activity [Evidence IEA];~go_process: GO:1902600 - proton transmembrane transport [Evidence IEA]) encodes the protein MATELCPVYAPFFGALGCSSAIIFTCFGAAYGTAKAGVGVCGMAVLRPDLIVKNIVPIVMAGIIGIYGLVVSVLIANDLGQKIPLYTGFIQLGAGLAVGLAGMAAGFAIGIVGDAGVRGTAQQPRLYVGMILILIFAEVLGLYGLIVALLMNSRSRIDATC